From the genome of Deinococcus sp. AJ005, one region includes:
- a CDS encoding sugar ABC transporter substrate-binding protein: MKQFHKNALLALTLGLGLTAVSAPAAAQASTEITFWTWYLSPKFDPYIKDTIAAFEKANPTIKVKWFDKQDSMVQDFIASVNLGSAPDVVNLNIDETGKAAQNGFLRNVDALTPLANLKSTFYPQTLANFTIGGKVYGYPWYGSLNEGVLLYNPELMAKAGVKAPKNMTELLNMVKTVKDKTGAYAWVPALKDPGGASFLGYFSSDGLPIYDAKGNAAFNSPAHVAILQKYVDLFKGGYFPEDALRKEAFQLATELYAQNRVAMIVGGPQALNRIKDTNPGLYAKTVVTSAPLGKANTQTGTSMGMVIPQASKHPAEAAKLAAYFTNNTNQIAFAKIVPIVPTTAAAQNDPLFKGTSSDPIAKATALVGASGRFINPGFKAPGNSDDLYKNFSDNIEAALLGKKTPKAALDDSVKFWNANMKK; encoded by the coding sequence ATGAAACAGTTCCACAAAAATGCACTGCTCGCCCTGACCCTCGGCCTTGGCCTGACCGCCGTTTCCGCCCCTGCCGCCGCGCAGGCCTCCACTGAGATCACCTTCTGGACGTGGTACCTCAGCCCCAAGTTTGACCCGTACATCAAAGACACCATCGCCGCCTTCGAGAAGGCCAACCCCACCATTAAAGTCAAGTGGTTCGACAAGCAGGACAGCATGGTGCAGGACTTTATCGCCAGCGTGAACCTGGGAAGCGCCCCGGACGTGGTGAACCTCAACATTGACGAGACCGGCAAGGCTGCCCAGAACGGCTTCCTGCGCAACGTGGACGCGCTGACGCCGCTGGCCAACCTGAAATCCACCTTCTATCCGCAGACTCTGGCCAACTTCACCATCGGCGGCAAGGTCTACGGCTACCCGTGGTACGGCTCGCTGAACGAGGGCGTGCTGCTCTACAACCCGGAGCTGATGGCAAAAGCGGGCGTCAAGGCCCCCAAGAACATGACCGAACTGCTGAACATGGTCAAGACCGTCAAGGACAAGACCGGGGCCTATGCCTGGGTCCCGGCCCTGAAAGATCCGGGTGGCGCGTCGTTCCTGGGGTACTTCTCCTCCGACGGTCTGCCCATCTATGACGCCAAGGGCAACGCGGCGTTCAACAGCCCGGCGCATGTGGCAATTCTTCAGAAGTACGTTGATCTGTTCAAGGGCGGCTATTTCCCCGAGGACGCACTGCGTAAGGAAGCCTTCCAGCTCGCCACCGAACTGTACGCCCAGAACCGGGTCGCCATGATCGTCGGCGGACCGCAGGCCCTGAACCGCATCAAGGACACCAACCCCGGTCTGTACGCCAAGACGGTGGTGACATCCGCGCCACTGGGCAAAGCGAATACCCAGACTGGCACCAGCATGGGTATGGTTATTCCGCAGGCCAGCAAGCACCCCGCCGAGGCCGCCAAACTGGCTGCATACTTCACCAACAACACCAATCAGATTGCCTTCGCCAAGATCGTGCCAATCGTCCCCACGACGGCAGCCGCGCAGAACGATCCCCTCTTTAAGGGCACGTCCAGCGATCCGATTGCCAAGGCCACTGCCCTGGTGGGCGCGTCGGGCCGCTTTATCAACCCAGGCTTCAAGGCTCCGGGCAACAGCGATGACCTGTACAAGAACTTCAGCGACAACATCGAGGCCGCGCTGCTGGGCAAGAAGACCCCCAAGGCCGCGCTGGACGACTCCGTGAAGTTCTGGAACGCCAACATGAAGAAGTGA
- a CDS encoding carbohydrate ABC transporter permease has translation MARSQPLGIKPLKPNAPRARYSLRDTLLSYGFLAPALILLTLFTFYPLAYGSYLGFTEYGGARFAQGLAPRWIGLENFRTLAADPLFLTALGNSVKYLVIVPVLQLASLSVAVLVNKNLPGMAFFRAAYYIPVVTSISLAAVMWDWVYNKEGTLNWALGAVHLIPEGGAFGWLNNEQTAFWAVMLVTFWRGFGYYMVLYLAGLQGIPAELEEAAVLDGANSWKRFWSITVPLMKPTILLCSLLSTIAALRVLEEVLVLTNGGPLNSTYTALMYVYSKAFQGFNFDYGLASAAGLVVAVVALLLSVVNFRLFRESDGGES, from the coding sequence ATGGCCCGTTCACAGCCACTTGGCATCAAGCCGCTGAAGCCCAATGCCCCGCGTGCCAGATACTCGCTGCGGGACACGCTGTTGTCCTACGGCTTTCTGGCCCCGGCGCTGATTCTGCTGACCCTGTTCACCTTTTATCCGCTGGCCTACGGCTCGTATCTGGGCTTTACCGAGTACGGCGGGGCGCGCTTTGCCCAGGGGCTGGCCCCCAGATGGATCGGGCTGGAGAATTTCCGCACGCTGGCCGCCGACCCACTGTTCCTGACCGCGCTGGGCAACAGCGTCAAATATCTGGTGATCGTGCCCGTGCTGCAACTGGCCTCGCTGTCGGTGGCCGTGCTGGTCAACAAGAACCTGCCCGGCATGGCCTTTTTCCGGGCCGCGTATTACATCCCGGTGGTCACCAGCATCTCGCTGGCTGCCGTGATGTGGGACTGGGTCTACAACAAGGAAGGCACGCTGAACTGGGCGCTGGGGGCGGTGCATCTGATCCCGGAAGGCGGCGCGTTCGGCTGGCTGAACAACGAGCAGACCGCCTTCTGGGCCGTCATGTTGGTGACCTTCTGGCGTGGCTTCGGCTACTACATGGTGCTGTATCTGGCCGGGTTGCAGGGCATTCCCGCTGAGCTGGAGGAAGCGGCAGTGCTGGACGGTGCGAATTCCTGGAAACGTTTCTGGAGCATCACAGTGCCGCTGATGAAACCCACCATCCTGCTGTGCAGCCTGCTGTCCACCATCGCTGCGCTGAGGGTGCTGGAGGAAGTGCTGGTGCTGACCAACGGTGGACCGCTGAACAGCACGTACACAGCGCTGATGTACGTGTATTCCAAGGCGTTCCAGGGCTTCAACTTCGATTATGGTTTGGCGAGCGCCGCTGGACTGGTGGTGGCTGTGGTGGCCCTGCTGCTCTCCGTGGTGAACTTCCGCCTGTTCCGCGAGAGCGACGGGGGGGAATCATGA
- a CDS encoding glycoside hydrolase family 38 C-terminal domain-containing protein has translation MTHALTTAQILIRLHNRLNELGAWRDARRQTLMGGEFFAHSSDQAQSIAVGEGWPGRDFPVTLRFETTVPTDWTGPVFLRFDVGGEGLLSVNGQQIGGLNPYHHEYRLAGVCGGQSLSIEIQASPKDLFGRPNLHPQLKVACLVEPDLEVRALHDDLSTAHEAARQLLAHGQPDLAAQLADALSELFTQLPIQRSDSAVYLSRAVQQREQADQIAGIWDEWDFASDDSPPFPDDLCPALRQARQVWGERLADLLKRFPPTGYISLSGHAHIDLAWLWPLSETRLKAQRTFSTVLTLMEQYPDFTFNQSSAQLYGYVEEDAPELFGRIQQRVQEGRWDVVGGMWVEPDGNLISGESWARQLLYGQRYFAEKFGKAARVCWLPDTFGYAANLPQLLRLSNIPYFFTTKLTWNETNTFPYDLYHWEGLDGSRVLAHSFYNPLPAEGYNGDIAPLDTLQTWQNFRGKRQSHASLLSFGHGDGGGGPTAQMLEDYGRIKEFPGLPRLKMTRVAEFYDEVKATNLPTWSGEQYLEMHRGTFTSQAHMKNFNRRLEHTLMETEAACTLGHRLLGQPYPRQDLATLWQTLLRNQFHDILPGSSVKAVYDVAHQELGAALEKATAVRNAALQALSDAVSGPERLVIWNLSSDDRPLHAAFESGRPLTLATEEGLPVQTHFQGGQLHLHAEMTVPGLGYLALKVGQGEAPASAMNTNPHDLTLDNDCLRVTVGGDGTLTSIYDKRLAREMLAGRGNQVWAYVDIAREYDAWEVDAAYAEDGEELLAAQPPQRLSDAPYPAIQVIRKHGNSTITQVYELRPGSARLDIKTEVDWHGRHTFLRSLTPVNIRSPHATYETAYGSVVRTTHTNTSWDAAQFEVPAHRWADLNDGACGVSLLNDSKYGYSCRGNVLGLSLLRSPVYPDPTADEGQHQFTYALYPHAGDWRGGTLREAQDLNAPLIALHSAATGGTLPVRSRLMSLPAGLRLSALKLAEASDDAVLRVYEAHGQQATLDGLSALDVHQWQTVNLLEEVVSDSAKAEEGIRPYQVVTLISGG, from the coding sequence ATGACACACGCCCTGACGACGGCCCAGATCCTCATTCGCCTGCACAATCGCCTCAACGAGCTGGGAGCCTGGCGCGACGCCCGGCGGCAGACGCTGATGGGCGGTGAGTTCTTCGCCCACAGCTCTGATCAGGCTCAGTCCATCGCGGTGGGCGAGGGCTGGCCGGGCCGCGATTTCCCGGTCACGCTGCGCTTTGAAACCACGGTGCCGACAGATTGGACAGGACCTGTCTTCCTGCGTTTTGATGTCGGCGGCGAGGGCCTGCTGAGTGTGAACGGTCAGCAAATAGGCGGTCTCAATCCGTACCACCACGAGTATCGGCTCGCTGGGGTCTGTGGCGGGCAGAGCCTCAGCATAGAGATTCAGGCCAGTCCCAAGGATCTGTTTGGACGCCCAAACCTGCATCCTCAACTGAAGGTGGCCTGTCTGGTAGAGCCTGACCTGGAGGTCCGCGCCCTGCACGATGACCTGAGTACGGCACATGAAGCGGCCCGGCAACTCCTGGCACACGGCCAGCCTGACCTGGCCGCCCAGCTCGCCGACGCCCTCAGTGAGCTGTTTACACAGCTTCCCATCCAGCGCAGTGACAGCGCCGTGTACCTTTCACGCGCGGTCCAGCAGCGCGAGCAGGCGGACCAGATCGCCGGGATCTGGGACGAGTGGGATTTTGCCAGCGACGACAGTCCGCCGTTCCCTGATGACCTGTGTCCGGCGCTCAGGCAGGCACGCCAGGTCTGGGGCGAGCGCCTGGCAGACTTGCTGAAACGCTTTCCACCCACCGGGTACATCAGTTTGTCGGGCCATGCCCATATTGATCTGGCCTGGCTGTGGCCGCTCTCCGAGACGCGCCTCAAGGCCCAGCGCACCTTTTCCACCGTGCTGACCTTGATGGAGCAGTACCCCGATTTCACCTTCAACCAGTCCTCGGCCCAGCTTTACGGTTACGTCGAGGAAGACGCCCCCGAACTGTTCGGGCGCATCCAGCAGCGCGTCCAGGAGGGCCGCTGGGACGTGGTCGGCGGCATGTGGGTGGAACCCGACGGCAATCTGATTTCCGGCGAATCGTGGGCGCGGCAGTTGCTCTACGGCCAGCGCTATTTTGCCGAGAAGTTCGGCAAGGCCGCCCGTGTCTGCTGGCTGCCCGATACCTTCGGCTACGCCGCCAACCTGCCGCAACTCCTGCGGCTCTCGAATATTCCCTATTTCTTTACCACCAAGTTGACCTGGAACGAGACCAATACCTTTCCCTATGACCTGTATCACTGGGAGGGGCTGGACGGCAGCCGGGTGCTGGCCCACAGCTTTTACAACCCCCTGCCCGCAGAGGGCTACAACGGCGATATTGCCCCGCTGGACACCCTGCAAACCTGGCAGAATTTCCGGGGCAAGCGCCAGAGTCACGCCTCGCTGCTCAGCTTTGGCCACGGCGATGGCGGCGGCGGCCCCACAGCCCAGATGCTGGAAGACTACGGGCGCATCAAGGAGTTTCCTGGTCTACCGCGCCTGAAGATGACACGGGTAGCCGAGTTCTACGACGAGGTGAAGGCCACGAACCTGCCCACCTGGTCCGGCGAGCAGTACCTGGAAATGCACCGGGGCACGTTTACTTCCCAGGCCCACATGAAGAATTTCAACCGCCGTCTGGAACACACGCTGATGGAAACCGAGGCCGCCTGCACCCTGGGCCACCGTCTGCTGGGACAGCCCTACCCCCGACAGGACCTGGCCACGCTGTGGCAGACCCTGCTCAGAAACCAGTTTCACGACATTCTGCCAGGTTCCAGCGTCAAGGCCGTGTACGACGTGGCCCACCAGGAACTTGGCGCGGCACTGGAAAAGGCGACTGCCGTACGAAATGCAGCGCTGCAAGCTCTCAGCGACGCGGTCAGCGGCCCAGAACGCCTCGTCATCTGGAACCTGTCCTCCGATGACCGCCCGCTGCACGCTGCTTTTGAGTCTGGGCGTCCGTTAACACTCGCGACTGAAGAAGGGCTGCCTGTCCAGACGCACTTCCAGGGTGGGCAGCTTCACCTTCACGCTGAGATGACTGTGCCGGGTCTGGGCTACCTGGCACTCAAGGTGGGGCAGGGGGAGGCTCCAGCTTCAGCCATGAACACCAACCCTCACGACCTGACGCTGGACAACGATTGTCTGCGCGTGACGGTAGGCGGAGACGGCACCCTCACGTCCATCTATGACAAACGGCTGGCCCGCGAGATGCTCGCCGGGCGCGGCAACCAGGTGTGGGCCTACGTGGATATCGCCCGCGAGTATGACGCCTGGGAGGTGGACGCTGCCTACGCCGAAGACGGTGAAGAACTGCTGGCCGCTCAACCTCCACAACGGCTATCAGACGCGCCATATCCGGCCATTCAGGTGATCCGCAAGCATGGCAACAGCACCATCACCCAGGTCTACGAGCTGCGGCCCGGCAGTGCCCGGCTGGACATCAAGACGGAAGTGGACTGGCATGGCCGTCACACCTTCTTGCGCTCGTTGACGCCTGTGAACATTCGCAGCCCGCACGCCACCTATGAGACGGCTTACGGCAGCGTCGTTCGCACCACCCACACCAACACAAGCTGGGACGCCGCGCAATTTGAGGTGCCAGCCCACCGTTGGGCTGATCTGAACGATGGGGCTTGCGGGGTCAGCCTGCTCAATGACAGCAAGTACGGCTATTCGTGCCGGGGCAATGTGCTGGGCCTGAGTTTGCTCAGATCGCCTGTCTATCCTGATCCCACGGCTGATGAGGGGCAACACCAGTTCACCTACGCGCTTTACCCGCACGCGGGGGACTGGCGCGGGGGCACCTTGAGAGAAGCCCAGGACCTCAACGCCCCCCTGATCGCCCTTCACAGCGCGGCAACGGGCGGCACATTACCTGTTCGTTCGCGCTTGATGAGCCTCCCTGCTGGCCTGCGCCTGAGCGCTCTCAAACTGGCCGAGGCTTCAGATGACGCCGTTCTGCGCGTCTATGAGGCCCACGGGCAGCAGGCCACGCTGGACGGCCTGAGCGCCCTGGATGTTCACCAGTGGCAGACGGTGAATCTACTGGAGGAAGTGGTTTCAGATTCCGCGAAGGCTGAGGAAGGAATCAGGCCCTATCAGGTGGTGACGCTCATCTCAGGCGGATGA
- a CDS encoding tyrosine-type recombinase/integrase codes for MTLLREHRAAQMVEQSGAKVWEETGQVFTNARGQRLYPDSLTKLARKLAARAGLGRVRFHDLRHTYASLMLSRGVPMEVVSEKLGHSRMSTTADIYRHVYAEEHQQHTLALSDMLTPRPLKLRSAALEVPELEQGDRVA; via the coding sequence GTGACGCTCCTGCGTGAGCACCGCGCAGCACAGATGGTGGAACAGAGCGGGGCGAAGGTCTGGGAGGAGACGGGACAGGTGTTCACGAACGCGCGTGGGCAGCGGCTGTACCCGGATTCGCTGACGAAGCTGGCGCGCAAGCTGGCGGCGCGTGCGGGACTGGGACGCGTGCGCTTCCATGACCTGCGGCACACCTACGCGAGCCTGATGCTGTCGCGGGGCGTGCCGATGGAGGTGGTCAGCGAGAAGCTGGGGCACTCGCGTATGAGCACGACAGCGGACATCTACCGCCACGTGTACGCCGAGGAACACCAGCAGCACACGTTGGCCCTGTCAGACATGCTGACGCCCCGGCCTCTAAAGCTGCGGAGCGCGGCCCTGGAAGTGCCGGAGCTGGAGCAAGGCGACCGGGTGGCTTGA
- the rsgA gene encoding ribosome small subunit-dependent GTPase A — translation MSSELDLRALEALGWGPDFGDAYQTFRAALSSGEQERVTPVRVVGVQRQTFQVRGVDGEQEARLAGASRHSGALTPAIGDWCVLEAASDGSGRLLEVLPRRTTFARAVGGEEGKRAGAVRQQVIAANVDLVLIVTSPDLDFDLERLERYVLAVQHSGARPVLVLNKADLHAQADWWVEQLRSLGPDLEIHVTSAQASSEQNAEAQQGEGLDGVRALLTPGVTLALIGSSGVGKSTLTNALLGRPAAPTGEVRASDQQGRHTTTSRTLYAVPGGGLLIDNPGLRDIAVWDADAAGFEDLEALATQCRFRKCTHTTEPGCAVQAAVRAGEVSAARLAAFQKQSGRRGRR, via the coding sequence ATGTCCTCTGAACTGGACCTTCGGGCACTGGAGGCCCTGGGCTGGGGGCCAGATTTCGGGGACGCCTACCAGACCTTCCGTGCGGCCCTCTCGTCCGGCGAACAGGAGCGGGTCACGCCGGTCCGGGTGGTGGGGGTCCAGCGCCAGACTTTTCAGGTGCGGGGGGTGGACGGCGAGCAGGAAGCCCGTCTGGCTGGGGCGTCGCGCCACAGTGGGGCACTTACGCCTGCCATCGGTGACTGGTGCGTGCTGGAAGCCGCCTCTGATGGCAGCGGGCGACTGCTGGAAGTGCTGCCACGCCGTACCACCTTTGCCCGTGCGGTGGGCGGCGAGGAGGGCAAGCGGGCCGGAGCAGTACGCCAACAGGTTATCGCGGCCAATGTCGATCTGGTCCTGATCGTCACGTCTCCTGACCTGGACTTTGATCTGGAGCGGCTGGAACGTTACGTACTGGCCGTGCAGCACAGCGGCGCGCGGCCTGTGCTGGTGCTGAACAAGGCCGATCTGCATGCACAGGCGGACTGGTGGGTGGAGCAGCTCCGCAGTCTCGGACCCGATCTGGAAATTCACGTCACCTCTGCCCAGGCCAGTTCGGAGCAGAACGCTGAGGCACAGCAAGGCGAGGGACTGGATGGCGTGCGGGCACTGCTCACGCCGGGCGTCACGCTGGCGCTGATCGGCTCGTCCGGGGTGGGCAAATCCACCCTGACCAACGCATTGCTGGGCCGCCCCGCCGCGCCCACCGGGGAAGTGCGGGCCAGTGACCAGCAGGGACGGCACACCACCACCAGCCGCACTCTGTATGCCGTTCCCGGTGGAGGGCTGCTGATCGACAACCCAGGGTTGCGGGATATCGCAGTGTGGGATGCGGACGCGGCTGGGTTTGAGGACCTGGAGGCGCTGGCGACGCAATGCCGTTTTCGCAAATGCACCCACACCACCGAACCCGGTTGCGCGGTACAGGCGGCGGTGCGGGCGGGCGAGGTGTCTGCCGCGCGGCTGGCGGCCTTTCAGAAGCAGTCGGGCAGGCGTGGGCGACGCTGA
- a CDS encoding carbohydrate ABC transporter permease, which yields MSLVARAPAQTAAPRRRNLKLGRIILRYVFLIAVLIFAVFPFLWTLAIALTDKTAGGSIYNFPASLFPKAITFHNFADVYRTFSLGKYIWNSVSITGMTIIGTLLVSALAAYPLARFRFPGKGIIFAVIIATLVLPGETTFIVNTLTLKKMGLLGTHLGVVLPTVAAAFGIFLMRQAFLSIPQALLEAARLDGAGELTILTRIMLPLSVPSLAALGIFTLVGTWNAYFWPMLALSGAPDAVPLSVAVLKLKGQFNYDPFNIAAGSIIMMIPVLLVFLAAQKLFMRGMEGAVK from the coding sequence ATGAGCCTCGTCGCCCGCGCCCCTGCCCAGACTGCCGCGCCGCGTCGCCGCAACCTCAAGCTGGGCCGCATCATCCTGCGCTACGTCTTTCTGATCGCGGTGCTGATCTTCGCGGTCTTTCCCTTTCTGTGGACTCTTGCCATTGCCCTGACCGATAAGACGGCGGGCGGCAGCATCTACAACTTCCCGGCCAGCCTGTTCCCGAAGGCCATCACGTTTCACAACTTCGCAGACGTGTACCGCACCTTCAGCCTGGGCAAATACATCTGGAACAGCGTCTCCATCACGGGCATGACCATCATCGGCACGCTGCTGGTGTCGGCGCTGGCGGCCTACCCGCTGGCCCGCTTCCGCTTTCCGGGCAAGGGCATCATCTTCGCCGTGATCATCGCCACCCTCGTGCTGCCCGGCGAGACCACCTTTATCGTCAATACGCTGACCCTCAAGAAGATGGGGCTGCTGGGCACGCACCTGGGTGTGGTGTTGCCCACCGTGGCGGCGGCCTTTGGCATCTTTTTAATGCGCCAGGCGTTCCTGAGCATTCCCCAGGCGCTGCTGGAAGCGGCCCGGCTGGACGGTGCAGGCGAGTTGACCATCCTGACCCGCATCATGCTGCCGCTGAGCGTGCCGTCGCTGGCGGCGCTGGGCATCTTCACGCTGGTGGGGACCTGGAACGCCTATTTCTGGCCCATGCTGGCGCTCTCAGGTGCACCGGACGCTGTGCCGCTGAGCGTGGCGGTGCTGAAGCTCAAGGGGCAATTCAACTACGATCCGTTCAACATCGCTGCGGGTTCGATCATCATGATGATTCCCGTACTCCTGGTCTTTCTGGCCGCACAGAAGCTGTTTATGCGTGGGATGGAGGGAGCAGTCAAATGA
- the nagZ gene encoding beta-N-acetylhexosaminidase: MKPARTLIVDLPGPDLTPEQGRFLAQHSFGGVCLFARNITTPARTARLVADIRDALGHDALIATDQEGGAVLRRLDVPHAPTPQALGRLNDVEAAREAGRVAARGLIELGINWNYAPSLDVNVDPLNPVIGERSFGADPRVVAELGVAWAQGSEEMGVLSAVKHFPGHGDTRTDSHLALPVVDKSAAELEAVEWLPFRAAVQANLGSIMTAHILYPQIDAKYPATLSKKLLHGLLRERWGYGGVIVTDAMDMRAVADRYPDGHGAALALGAGADAVLVCGHGDLDIHVRHLEAVQRAVQSSELSSARVGEAVGRLEGAARRFPGRSRPYTAGQQKTDDAWADMIARRSLESLGRLPRLDPQGTVVLIAHQQPGLGGPYGDSLGGEELAQALRATFPGLRLAMHDGQDLSTVTALLSDLPDAAVLLATTERWDVGEAVRQLARTLGGRRVVHVALWNSSAAVELELPALVTYGFRPAQLRALASRLGE, encoded by the coding sequence GTGAAGCCTGCCCGCACCCTGATCGTGGACCTGCCCGGGCCAGACCTGACGCCAGAGCAGGGGCGTTTCCTCGCCCAACACAGTTTCGGCGGCGTGTGCCTGTTTGCACGCAACATCACGACTCCAGCGCGCACGGCCCGTCTGGTCGCCGATATCCGTGACGCACTGGGCCACGACGCCCTTATTGCCACCGATCAGGAGGGTGGAGCGGTGCTGCGGCGATTGGACGTGCCACATGCGCCCACCCCGCAGGCGCTGGGGCGACTGAATGACGTCGAGGCGGCGCGTGAAGCTGGACGGGTTGCCGCCCGGGGACTGATCGAACTGGGCATCAACTGGAATTACGCGCCGAGCCTGGACGTGAACGTGGACCCGCTCAACCCGGTGATCGGTGAGCGGTCCTTCGGCGCAGATCCGCGAGTGGTGGCCGAACTGGGCGTCGCCTGGGCGCAGGGCAGCGAGGAGATGGGTGTCCTGAGCGCCGTCAAACATTTCCCCGGCCACGGCGATACGCGCACCGACAGCCATCTGGCGCTGCCTGTGGTGGACAAGTCTGCCGCCGAGCTGGAGGCCGTGGAATGGCTCCCCTTCCGCGCGGCAGTCCAGGCGAATCTGGGCAGCATCATGACCGCCCATATTCTCTACCCGCAAATCGACGCCAAATATCCCGCCACCCTTTCTAAGAAGCTGCTGCATGGGCTGTTGCGCGAACGGTGGGGGTACGGCGGCGTGATCGTCACCGACGCGATGGACATGCGGGCGGTGGCAGACCGTTACCCGGACGGACACGGCGCAGCGCTCGCTTTGGGTGCTGGGGCGGACGCCGTGCTGGTTTGCGGTCACGGCGATCTGGACATTCATGTCCGGCACCTGGAAGCGGTCCAGCGTGCCGTTCAGTCGAGCGAGCTCTCATCAGCGCGGGTGGGGGAAGCGGTGGGACGGCTGGAGGGGGCCGCGCGGCGCTTTCCCGGACGCTCCAGGCCGTACACGGCGGGTCAGCAGAAAACGGATGACGCCTGGGCCGATATGATTGCCCGGCGTAGCCTGGAAAGTCTGGGCCGCCTGCCCAGGCTTGATCCTCAGGGGACGGTGGTGCTGATTGCCCACCAGCAACCTGGACTGGGCGGACCATACGGCGACAGCCTGGGTGGCGAGGAGCTGGCACAGGCTCTGCGGGCCACTTTTCCGGGGTTACGGCTGGCGATGCACGATGGGCAGGACCTGTCTACCGTGACCGCTCTGCTCTCCGACTTGCCGGACGCTGCCGTTCTTCTGGCCACCACCGAACGCTGGGATGTGGGCGAGGCCGTCCGGCAACTGGCACGGACCCTGGGGGGACGCCGGGTTGTGCATGTGGCGCTGTGGAACTCCAGCGCAGCGGTGGAACTGGAATTACCTGCACTGGTGACATACGGCTTTCGTCCGGCACAGTTGCGGGCACTGGCATCTCGTCTGGGTGAGTGA
- a CDS encoding MurR/RpiR family transcriptional regulator gives MTRSEGASTMTQLQSPLPSPPSSGAIGRIRLQAHSLSPSLRRVAEHVVQHADSAVHQTITEVAASVGVSEATITRLCRKLDYAGFHAFKIALAADLGGREQRGRMAQEQVGADMPTATQRLFQQAARTLDDTARLLDPVTLEDVARLLARAPRVDLTGQGNSGLIAQFFAHRLMRIGITASAYTDPHLAAVSISTLPHGGVVIGLSSSGSTIDTVQHLKLAQSCGVSTVAITHRASSPITRHASMVLFTAAQEDPLTDAVLDTLTSQVMLLEVLYAAVLGHRPESNAMLRVTAESVVEKKY, from the coding sequence ATGACCCGGTCAGAGGGGGCCAGCACCATGACCCAGCTTCAGTCTCCATTGCCCAGTCCCCCGTCCAGTGGGGCCATCGGGCGCATTCGCCTCCAGGCCCATAGCCTCTCGCCCAGCCTGCGCCGCGTGGCGGAACACGTCGTTCAACACGCCGACAGCGCCGTTCATCAGACCATCACCGAGGTGGCCGCCAGCGTGGGCGTGTCCGAGGCGACGATCACCCGGCTGTGCCGCAAGCTGGATTACGCTGGATTTCACGCCTTCAAGATTGCCCTGGCTGCCGATCTGGGCGGACGTGAACAGCGTGGGCGCATGGCGCAGGAACAGGTGGGCGCAGACATGCCCACGGCCACCCAGCGGTTGTTTCAGCAGGCGGCACGCACGCTGGACGACACCGCTCGCCTGCTCGATCCCGTGACGCTGGAGGACGTGGCCCGGCTGCTGGCCCGCGCCCCCAGGGTGGACCTGACGGGGCAGGGCAACAGCGGCCTGATCGCGCAGTTCTTCGCCCACCGCCTGATGCGGATCGGCATTACCGCCAGCGCGTACACCGACCCACATCTGGCTGCCGTGAGCATCAGCACGCTGCCGCATGGGGGGGTGGTGATCGGCCTGAGCAGTTCAGGCAGCACCATCGACACCGTTCAGCACCTGAAACTGGCGCAGTCGTGCGGGGTGTCCACCGTGGCGATCACCCACCGTGCCAGCAGCCCGATCACGCGCCACGCCAGCATGGTGCTGTTCACTGCCGCCCAGGAAGATCCCCTCACCGACGCCGTGCTGGACACCCTGACCAGTCAGGTGATGTTGCTGGAAGTGCTGTACGCCGCTGTGCTGGGCCACCGTCCCGAATCCAACGCCATGCTGCGCGTCACTGCCGAAAGTGTCGTGGAAAAAAAGTACTGA